In Leptospira congkakensis, one DNA window encodes the following:
- a CDS encoding 6-hydroxymethylpterin diphosphokinase MptE-like protein, protein MNESYLEKNLAALPSQLAEVIQNPEKTFTAINSQNFETNPSYQLTKSKTGDPTLELDGVWIHSRFDPKKEAERFATELPHDGSERIYLLFGAGLGYIIPYLLEREKVTIIWMEPYPFFIRESFQIFDFSKSFLEGKLILITGEGLEDQLSEAVKGKGTHPISFVPHRGAWQWRESDYIKLRHTAEQMFHKKDVNLATLTRFEKIWAKNICYNLPELSKFRPVSDLFGIAEGISIVVCGAGPSLSESIPDLTKFRNQFLLLAVDTALPILTSFGVEPDLIFSVDPQALNSQYLEDYSGNAILIFDPTSTYLSLRLEKGPNKGFVTSSPFPLIGLLERTGSEKIGSVPFGGSVSTNAASLATLMGANSVFLVGQDLSFTKGLAHSKGAVLEERLNYLESRKFRREKHNYKQLFALPQKKVTGNLEETYITNEKMLIFKKWFEDHAKENPWTNLTKFGAKLEGIRHSEFEKEFASDENEIKTQTNLVQSVRNRIQSQLKIEIPFFDPKQLVSEIKSTTEALSEFVSIIKRGLAVSQRIYNQIQRNQINPKTFSEDIKQMDSIDEQVSGKKGLNEILSLGIQRVILTITEGYDDQLTLEEKENPRLGVAKKSLLLYEGLYESVRSTKRMLTKSLYRML, encoded by the coding sequence GTGAACGAGTCTTATCTAGAAAAAAATCTAGCAGCCTTACCTTCCCAGTTGGCAGAAGTAATTCAAAATCCAGAGAAAACTTTTACTGCAATCAATTCGCAGAATTTTGAAACGAATCCGTCCTACCAACTAACAAAATCTAAAACAGGAGATCCTACTTTAGAACTAGATGGAGTTTGGATCCATAGTCGTTTTGATCCTAAAAAAGAAGCCGAACGGTTTGCCACCGAACTTCCCCACGATGGAAGTGAACGCATCTATTTGTTGTTTGGTGCTGGACTCGGATACATCATTCCTTATTTACTCGAAAGAGAAAAAGTAACCATTATATGGATGGAACCATATCCGTTTTTCATTAGAGAATCCTTTCAAATTTTTGATTTTTCCAAATCATTCTTAGAGGGAAAGTTAATCCTTATCACAGGAGAAGGATTGGAAGACCAACTCTCCGAAGCAGTTAAGGGAAAAGGAACTCATCCCATTAGTTTTGTTCCTCATCGGGGGGCTTGGCAATGGAGAGAATCGGATTATATAAAACTCCGTCATACCGCCGAACAAATGTTTCACAAAAAAGATGTGAACCTTGCCACCCTCACACGGTTTGAAAAAATCTGGGCGAAAAATATTTGTTATAACCTGCCTGAATTATCCAAGTTTCGTCCCGTTTCGGATCTCTTTGGAATTGCAGAAGGGATTTCAATTGTTGTTTGCGGGGCAGGTCCGAGCCTTTCCGAATCCATACCCGATTTAACAAAATTTAGAAATCAATTTCTCCTACTCGCAGTGGACACGGCCCTTCCTATCCTCACTTCTTTTGGTGTAGAACCCGATTTGATATTTTCTGTCGACCCGCAGGCCTTAAATAGCCAATACCTGGAAGATTATTCGGGAAATGCCATTCTCATTTTTGATCCCACATCTACCTATTTGAGTCTTAGGTTAGAAAAAGGACCAAACAAAGGTTTTGTGACCTCCTCTCCATTTCCTTTGATTGGACTTCTTGAAAGAACAGGTAGTGAAAAAATTGGTTCTGTACCTTTTGGTGGTTCGGTGTCTACCAATGCCGCAAGCCTTGCGACTCTTATGGGTGCAAACTCTGTTTTTTTAGTGGGCCAAGATTTGAGTTTTACTAAGGGTCTCGCTCACTCCAAAGGAGCCGTGCTCGAAGAGCGATTGAATTATTTAGAATCTAGAAAATTTCGCAGAGAAAAACACAACTACAAACAACTGTTTGCTTTACCCCAAAAAAAAGTCACAGGGAATTTGGAAGAAACCTATATCACGAATGAAAAGATGTTAATCTTTAAAAAATGGTTCGAAGACCATGCAAAAGAAAATCCTTGGACGAACCTAACCAAGTTTGGTGCAAAATTAGAAGGTATCCGGCATTCCGAGTTTGAAAAAGAGTTTGCGAGTGATGAAAACGAAATAAAAACCCAAACCAATTTAGTACAATCTGTTCGAAATCGAATCCAATCTCAGTTGAAAATTGAAATTCCTTTTTTCGATCCAAAACAGTTAGTCTCCGAAATTAAGTCCACAACGGAAGCATTGTCGGAATTTGTTTCCATAATCAAACGTGGCCTTGCTGTTTCTCAAAGGATTTACAACCAAATCCAACGGAACCAAATCAATCCCAAAACCTTTTCCGAAGACATCAAACAAATGGATTCAATCGATGAACAAGTATCTGGAAAAAAGGGACTAAATGAAATTTTAAGTTTGGGAATCCAAAGAGTCATTTTAACCATCACGGAAGGTTATGATGATCAATTGACTTTGGAAGAAAAAGAAAATCCCAGGCTAGGTGTGGCAAAAAAATCTTTATTACTTTATGAAGGATTATACGAGTCCGTTCGGTCAACCAAACGGATGCTCACAAAATCACTCTATCGAATGTTGTAA
- a CDS encoding sigma 54-interacting transcriptional regulator, which translates to MSVKQDISGTLRKIQKEIQQLPNITDRLNFILDMTLTLFGASTGSISIMDQEEKVLTIVAAKGMDWEKKIAAKLPFNLGVTGRAASTREIIYVPDVTLDKDYVKLIETVRSELAIPLVTRDSTIGVLNLESDKVNFFSQDIINQATIFASQLTIVILEERIAKEAFDKSKREEDPVEEILGYDPSILFLKHRIRQVGPSDTSVMIIGEEGAGKNLIAKALHYISQRKNGPFFTVDCSGLSYELLEAELFGGQSGKIFNPGKLEQANGGSLYIESIGDLPSNLQTRLFHTLRDKTMPNPSAKKKDEVLNIRIFTGSKRDLLEDIQKETFSMDLYYRLAEVPLRVSPLRERRGDVPLLAHHFLYQYNKQYGRNKTFSTDALRALTGMPWSGNVRQLQSVIQYAVLVPPETVLEPHSFLQDGKRESEPTAKAQSFGVGTEILSPSENLSLNSAIERLEAIWIKEAFQRVSTQEEAAKLLGISRGSLQYKIKNNQFLDGFNAESPRK; encoded by the coding sequence ATGTCTGTAAAACAGGATATTTCCGGTACTTTAAGGAAAATCCAAAAAGAAATTCAACAACTTCCGAATATTACGGATCGATTGAATTTCATTTTGGACATGACTCTAACTTTGTTTGGAGCCTCTACCGGTAGTATTTCCATTATGGACCAAGAAGAAAAAGTCCTTACCATTGTTGCGGCCAAAGGAATGGATTGGGAGAAAAAAATTGCTGCCAAACTTCCGTTTAACTTGGGAGTTACTGGTCGTGCGGCCTCTACAAGAGAAATTATCTACGTTCCTGATGTAACTTTGGATAAAGATTATGTAAAATTAATCGAAACGGTTCGTTCGGAGCTTGCCATCCCCCTTGTGACTAGAGATTCGACCATTGGTGTTTTAAACCTAGAGTCTGATAAGGTAAATTTTTTCTCACAAGACATCATCAATCAAGCCACAATCTTTGCATCACAACTTACCATTGTTATACTTGAAGAACGAATTGCGAAAGAAGCCTTTGATAAATCCAAAAGAGAAGAAGATCCTGTTGAAGAAATTCTTGGTTATGACCCAAGTATTTTATTTTTAAAACATAGAATTCGTCAAGTGGGTCCCTCTGATACATCAGTCATGATCATTGGAGAGGAGGGAGCTGGTAAAAACTTAATCGCCAAGGCCTTACATTATATTTCCCAAAGAAAGAATGGTCCATTTTTCACAGTCGATTGTTCAGGGCTTAGTTATGAACTTTTGGAAGCAGAATTATTTGGCGGTCAAAGTGGAAAAATATTCAATCCAGGAAAATTGGAGCAGGCCAATGGTGGTTCCTTATACATTGAATCCATTGGTGATTTACCATCAAATTTACAAACAAGACTATTTCATACCTTAAGAGATAAAACAATGCCCAATCCTTCTGCCAAAAAGAAGGACGAAGTTTTGAACATTCGAATTTTTACAGGTAGTAAAAGAGATTTATTAGAAGATATTCAGAAAGAAACTTTTTCCATGGATTTGTATTATCGCCTAGCGGAAGTTCCATTGCGAGTCTCACCATTACGCGAACGAAGAGGGGATGTTCCGCTTCTCGCACATCATTTTTTATACCAATACAACAAACAATATGGAAGAAACAAAACTTTTTCAACAGATGCTTTAAGAGCTCTGACAGGAATGCCCTGGAGTGGAAATGTAAGACAATTACAAAGTGTCATTCAATATGCAGTTCTTGTCCCACCAGAAACGGTTTTGGAACCTCACTCCTTTTTACAGGATGGGAAACGCGAATCAGAACCAACGGCAAAGGCGCAGAGTTTTGGTGTGGGGACAGAGATCCTCTCTCCTTCCGAAAATTTATCCTTAAATAGCGCGATAGAAAGATTAGAAGCCATTTGGATCAAAGAAGCCTTCCAAAGAGTTTCCACACAGGAGGAAGCTGCAAAACTTCTAGGAATTAGCCGAGGATCTTTGCAATATAAGATCAAAAATAACCAATTTCTGGACGGATTCAATGCAGAAAGCCCAAGAAAATAA
- the lepB gene encoding signal peptidase I: METETKVSRLWAKFKRYTRRSILIFLFLCFLLFVRIFLFQIYSIQGNSMYPTLEHGSVVFVWKGGFAISAKFFGTELLYTDPKIDKLDLVLFVSQEDELVVKRVIGLPGEFYSIEAGRVLIDSTELLENYLPKGTYTSEPSTSIFINRHNSPFLAMDRQGRIPPGYYLLLGDNRQYSTDSRSFGLVPVEKIKGKVIFYF, translated from the coding sequence ATGGAAACAGAAACTAAAGTCTCCCGCCTGTGGGCCAAATTCAAACGTTACACTCGGCGTAGCATTTTGATCTTTTTATTCCTCTGTTTCCTCCTATTTGTGCGTATCTTTTTATTCCAAATTTATTCCATCCAAGGAAATTCCATGTATCCGACCTTAGAACACGGATCGGTGGTTTTTGTTTGGAAAGGTGGATTTGCCATTTCTGCCAAATTCTTTGGAACAGAACTTCTTTATACGGATCCCAAAATTGATAAATTGGATTTAGTATTATTTGTCAGCCAAGAGGATGAACTAGTCGTCAAACGAGTGATAGGTTTACCAGGAGAATTTTATTCCATCGAAGCAGGACGGGTTCTGATCGACTCTACAGAATTATTGGAAAATTATCTTCCGAAAGGGACTTACACAAGCGAACCGAGTACATCTATTTTTATCAATCGCCACAACTCTCCTTTTTTGGCTATGGACAGACAAGGAAGGATCCCTCCTGGTTATTATCTTCTTCTGGGTGACAACAGACAGTATTCAACAGACTCCCGTTCGTTTGGTCTTGTCCCGGTTGAAAAAATCAAAGGCAAAGTAATTTTTTATTTCTAA
- a CDS encoding OmpA family protein — MADSYYRTISGKQYDNELLEIAEKATKRSKAPIGKNVAKTLFDAIKDGGDYTDVEKRTVKYIRDNFKFSPDADEYLRTEIRKWAAKISVPAAKKKSSSKVSTKKESTTKRSSARSAKSSIEGFTPYTESYESDESSQDEIAPTPEYNELVALNKFQITPKQNRLGRFILLGLVLVFFIVLIIFGIRSCNRNSSQSKIESSNVSSEVGSRSLERVALSEGKVSNRFESRASAIRYINELQIRFIKQSMQTEDVAADKIATLAEALKAYPAVRIRVKGHTCFIGEMDENKILSDERAKFIFDELVKNGVNATQLDYRGFGETAEIESNSTEAGRIKNRRVDFTVLSVTE, encoded by the coding sequence GTGGCAGATAGTTATTACCGTACCATAAGTGGTAAACAATATGATAATGAATTGTTAGAAATTGCTGAAAAAGCCACCAAACGTAGCAAAGCTCCTATTGGTAAAAACGTCGCCAAGACCTTATTTGATGCTATCAAAGATGGCGGTGATTATACAGATGTTGAAAAACGTACTGTAAAATACATTCGCGATAATTTTAAATTTTCTCCTGATGCCGATGAATACCTTCGTACAGAAATTCGTAAATGGGCAGCAAAAATTTCGGTTCCTGCTGCTAAGAAAAAATCCTCTTCAAAGGTTTCTACGAAAAAAGAATCCACAACAAAACGAAGTTCCGCTCGTTCCGCTAAATCCTCAATTGAAGGATTTACTCCTTATACCGAAAGTTATGAATCTGATGAAAGTTCTCAAGACGAAATTGCACCAACACCAGAATACAATGAACTCGTCGCTTTAAATAAATTTCAAATCACTCCTAAACAAAATCGCCTGGGAAGATTTATTCTACTTGGGTTGGTGTTAGTATTTTTTATTGTTCTCATCATCTTTGGAATTCGTAGTTGTAATCGCAATTCATCTCAATCCAAAATCGAAAGTTCAAATGTTTCTTCAGAAGTTGGATCTCGGTCTTTAGAACGAGTGGCGCTTTCAGAAGGAAAGGTTTCTAACCGATTTGAATCTAGAGCGTCAGCCATTCGATATATCAACGAACTTCAAATCCGTTTTATCAAACAAAGTATGCAAACAGAAGATGTGGCAGCAGACAAAATTGCCACTTTGGCAGAAGCATTAAAAGCTTATCCTGCAGTTCGAATTCGAGTGAAAGGACATACTTGTTTTATTGGTGAGATGGATGAAAACAAAATCTTATCTGATGAACGTGCTAAATTTATTTTTGATGAATTGGTAAAAAATGGAGTCAACGCTACACAACTCGACTATCGTGGGTTTGGTGAAACTGCGGAAATTGAATCCAATTCCACTGAAGCAGGTCGCATCAAAAATAGACGTGTTGATTTTACAGTTTTATCTGTTACAGAATAA
- a CDS encoding penicillin-binding protein, with the protein MTEYKQRFKYIILFILSLFAILLFRVIYLTYFNDNIINLKSSKYVQRGTIFDRRGIELAISRESATVGIDPTNIYDPELTAQELGPILGITPNKLIDTIREKQNYFLLKREIELTKAEKIKALSLPGVRVEKEYKRIYPQGSLAASLLGFTGYDDDKALSGLEMLFNLELLSTPDAESSKGNNVHLTIDSIIQYRLEKSLQKAFIQTASKRGIGMIMDTETGKILAMASYPNFDPNHFQDFPLESHTNWSIRHVYEPGSTMKIFIALMLLNEGKILPNERFHCPGYIEIGKTTIRCTDNHGHVNLDEILQYSCNVGIIKAAQKIDDATYYSYMEKFKFGKRTNFSIHEAKGYLPPLNKWNKSTPYFLSIGQGLSVTPIQLISAAAAVVNGGILFEPSVVSQVTNSYGELVHEFSIRNELLGIKEGAAKKTLNAMGKAVSQGTGKKAYLENYFIAGKTGTSQKAKAGAGYQAGLFTASFLGFFPAEKPKYVGLIVFDEPGGEAHTGGGIAAPVFREVVESIIPIVEKSEKALVYRLKGERNKIYKLDPKVMPDLTGFTASETIQIVKQLQLEYKIEGSGFVKSQEPKAGTSLSPNAEIKIVLEP; encoded by the coding sequence ATGACCGAATACAAACAACGTTTTAAGTATATAATTCTTTTTATACTCTCTCTATTCGCGATTTTACTCTTTCGAGTAATTTATCTTACCTACTTTAACGATAATATCATCAATCTTAAATCGAGTAAGTATGTCCAACGCGGAACCATCTTTGACAGGCGAGGAATTGAGCTCGCCATCTCTCGTGAATCGGCAACCGTTGGAATTGATCCCACAAACATATATGATCCAGAACTCACCGCACAAGAGTTAGGCCCCATTCTCGGGATCACTCCGAACAAACTCATAGATACCATCAGAGAAAAACAAAACTACTTTTTATTAAAAAGAGAAATTGAACTTACCAAAGCAGAAAAAATCAAAGCTTTGTCTCTCCCCGGTGTCCGAGTGGAAAAAGAATACAAACGAATTTATCCGCAAGGAAGTTTGGCCGCAAGTTTACTTGGATTTACCGGTTACGATGATGACAAAGCCCTTTCGGGCCTTGAGATGTTATTCAATTTGGAATTGTTATCCACACCCGATGCCGAATCTAGCAAAGGAAATAATGTCCATCTAACTATCGATAGTATCATCCAATACCGATTGGAAAAATCATTACAAAAAGCTTTTATCCAAACTGCATCCAAACGTGGAATCGGAATGATTATGGATACAGAAACAGGAAAAATTCTAGCGATGGCTTCTTATCCTAATTTTGATCCCAATCATTTTCAAGATTTTCCATTGGAATCTCATACCAATTGGTCGATTCGCCATGTTTATGAGCCAGGATCCACGATGAAAATCTTCATTGCCCTTATGTTACTCAATGAAGGAAAAATCCTTCCTAATGAAAGGTTCCATTGCCCAGGTTATATTGAAATTGGAAAAACAACCATTCGTTGTACGGACAATCATGGTCATGTCAATTTGGATGAAATTTTACAATACTCTTGTAACGTAGGAATCATCAAAGCGGCACAAAAGATTGATGATGCAACTTATTATAGTTATATGGAGAAATTTAAGTTCGGAAAACGAACTAACTTTTCTATCCATGAAGCCAAAGGATATTTACCTCCTTTAAATAAATGGAATAAAAGTACACCCTACTTTTTATCTATAGGCCAAGGACTTTCGGTCACACCCATCCAACTCATCTCCGCAGCTGCTGCTGTTGTCAACGGTGGGATTTTATTTGAACCATCCGTTGTCTCTCAAGTGACCAATTCATACGGCGAACTAGTACATGAATTTTCAATTAGAAATGAATTACTCGGAATCAAAGAAGGGGCTGCCAAAAAAACATTAAATGCGATGGGTAAAGCTGTATCACAAGGAACAGGGAAAAAAGCGTATTTAGAAAACTACTTCATCGCAGGAAAAACAGGAACTTCACAAAAAGCAAAAGCAGGAGCCGGTTACCAAGCAGGTTTATTTACAGCCAGTTTTCTTGGATTTTTCCCCGCAGAAAAACCTAAGTATGTGGGTCTGATTGTTTTTGATGAACCTGGTGGAGAGGCCCATACAGGTGGTGGGATTGCAGCACCTGTCTTTCGTGAGGTGGTGGAAAGTATCATCCCCATCGTAGAAAAAAGTGAGAAGGCTCTAGTCTATCGATTGAAGGGCGAAAGAAATAAAATCTATAAACTGGATCCTAAGGTGATGCCTGACTTAACTGGATTCACTGCTTCTGAAACCATTCAAATTGTAAAACAATTACAACTCGAATATAAAATAGAAGGTTCTGGATTTGTAAAATCACAAGAACCTAAGGCGGGAACTTCACTTTCACCCAATGCCGAAATCAAAATTGTTTTGGAACCGTAA
- the thrC gene encoding threonine synthase, whose amino-acid sequence MSLTKYQFRAQFRCTNESCGKTYPLHQVIYSCESCGELLNVEHDIDSLKQVSAKEWKSEFESRFRSSQFPNASGVWGKKEWVLPGISDENIITSGEGTSHLYDASRFAKDLGLSSLHVKQCGVSHTGSFKDLGMTVLVSQVNQMIADGVPIKAVACASTGDTSAALASYAAKAGIPSIILLPANKVSTAQLIQPVSNGALVLALETDFDGCMAVVKELTKEKSIYLANSMNSLRIEGQKTISVEITQQLGWKVPDWIVIPGGNLGNVSALGMGFEMMLELGLIDKLPRIILAQAKNASPLYESYKKGFADFSPVTAEKTLASAIQIGDPVSVKKAIRVLKKFNGVVEVATEEELANAAARGDLYGLYNDPHTGVALAALLKSVESGVVKKGESVVVISTANGLKFTEFKLAFHEGKIPNIDEKLKNRIQACKPTLEGVMEILGNQLKKS is encoded by the coding sequence ATGTCACTTACAAAATATCAATTCCGAGCACAGTTTCGTTGTACCAATGAATCTTGTGGCAAAACCTATCCCCTCCACCAGGTGATTTATTCCTGCGAATCTTGTGGGGAACTTTTAAATGTCGAACATGATATAGACAGTCTCAAACAAGTTTCGGCAAAAGAATGGAAGTCGGAATTTGAATCTCGGTTCCGTTCTAGTCAATTTCCGAATGCCTCTGGGGTTTGGGGGAAAAAAGAATGGGTTCTCCCTGGAATTAGCGATGAAAATATCATCACTTCCGGAGAAGGGACCTCTCATTTATATGACGCTTCTCGATTTGCCAAGGACTTGGGACTTTCGAGCCTTCATGTCAAACAGTGCGGGGTTTCTCATACCGGTTCTTTTAAAGATTTAGGGATGACGGTTCTTGTGAGCCAGGTCAATCAAATGATCGCGGACGGAGTGCCCATCAAAGCTGTCGCTTGTGCGTCGACAGGTGATACCTCGGCGGCTCTTGCTTCCTATGCGGCCAAAGCAGGAATTCCTTCCATTATACTTTTACCAGCTAACAAGGTGTCAACGGCTCAACTCATCCAACCTGTTTCCAATGGTGCTCTTGTATTAGCACTGGAAACAGACTTTGATGGTTGTATGGCGGTAGTGAAAGAACTCACCAAAGAAAAATCGATATATCTAGCAAACTCAATGAATTCGCTTCGAATCGAAGGTCAAAAAACTATTTCGGTTGAGATTACACAACAGTTAGGTTGGAAAGTCCCGGATTGGATTGTGATTCCTGGTGGAAATTTAGGCAACGTATCCGCGCTCGGAATGGGATTCGAGATGATGTTGGAACTTGGTCTTATTGATAAATTACCAAGAATTATTTTGGCTCAGGCAAAAAATGCAAGTCCTCTCTACGAATCGTATAAGAAAGGTTTTGCGGACTTCTCTCCTGTGACTGCAGAAAAAACTTTAGCCTCTGCGATCCAAATCGGTGATCCTGTTTCCGTCAAAAAGGCAATTCGTGTTTTAAAGAAATTCAATGGAGTTGTGGAAGTGGCTACAGAAGAAGAATTGGCCAATGCCGCAGCTCGTGGGGATTTGTACGGACTTTATAATGATCCTCATACAGGTGTGGCTCTTGCGGCACTTTTAAAATCAGTGGAATCGGGTGTGGTGAAAAAGGGTGAATCCGTGGTTGTGATTTCCACTGCGAATGGACTTAAATTCACAGAATTCAAATTGGCCTTTCATGAAGGGAAAATCCCTAATATTGACGAGAAATTGAAAAACCGCATCCAAGCATGCAAACCAACTCTTGAAGGAGTGATGGAAATCCTAGGTAATCAACTGAAGAAATCATAA